A genomic stretch from bacterium includes:
- a CDS encoding F0F1 ATP synthase subunit beta (Produces ATP from ADP in the presence of a proton gradient across the membrane. The beta chain is a regulatory subunit): MSETGGTIIGIKGSIIEVEWAERAPRISHILRGVDDSTLELTVLSSASETSVFCSMLKPIGTLTRGMKVIDTQQPFSIPVGEAVLGRAFTLFGQPLDFADKPISRAQTRPVISPTNFSINDIVTTGEVIETGMKVIDFFTPVLKGGKTAIIGGAGLGKTVILTELINRLVIKQDIDKRKVAVFSAVGERSREALDIYQHLEEAGVLSRTSLIIGQMGENPAVRWHTAYASAAIAEHFRDGEKRDVFFFMDNIYRFAQAGNELSTLMKTIPSEDGYQPTLSSEMASLNQRLTSNHNGSITSFMALFVPSDEITNYGVRSILPYLDTIIVLSREIFQNGIFPAVDILASSSIALSEKTVGKDHYTAFITAKKLLEKSTSLQRIVSLVGEQELSLENQILYKRAEILRNFMTQDIFQNTSAGDSKVTYVNREDTITGVRKILAGQCDGIPPEKFAFIGKIDDRK; this comes from the coding sequence ATGTCCGAAACTGGTGGTACAATCATCGGAATCAAGGGTTCAATCATTGAAGTGGAATGGGCCGAACGGGCTCCTCGAATTTCGCATATTCTTCGTGGTGTCGACGATTCCACACTAGAGTTAACCGTGCTTTCTTCAGCAAGTGAAACTTCCGTTTTTTGTTCGATGTTAAAACCGATCGGCACTTTAACGCGTGGGATGAAAGTAATTGATACACAGCAACCGTTTTCCATTCCCGTCGGGGAAGCAGTTTTGGGTCGCGCTTTTACCTTGTTTGGTCAACCTTTGGATTTTGCCGACAAACCGATTTCTCGGGCGCAAACACGCCCGGTAATTTCCCCCACTAATTTTTCGATTAACGATATTGTTACGACAGGTGAGGTAATCGAAACCGGCATGAAAGTAATCGACTTTTTCACACCCGTTTTGAAAGGCGGAAAAACAGCGATTATTGGTGGTGCGGGATTAGGGAAAACCGTGATTCTCACCGAATTAATTAATCGCTTGGTTATTAAGCAGGATATAGATAAACGAAAAGTGGCCGTATTTAGCGCAGTTGGCGAACGTTCTCGCGAGGCACTGGATATTTATCAGCATCTTGAAGAAGCCGGCGTACTTTCGAGGACAAGTTTGATTATCGGGCAGATGGGAGAAAATCCGGCCGTTCGGTGGCACACGGCGTATGCCAGCGCGGCGATCGCGGAACATTTTAGAGACGGCGAAAAACGCGATGTTTTCTTCTTCATGGATAATATCTATCGTTTTGCACAGGCCGGTAATGAACTTTCCACCCTGATGAAAACTATCCCATCGGAAGACGGTTATCAACCAACGCTTTCATCGGAAATGGCATCGCTCAACCAACGGCTTACATCCAATCATAACGGCAGTATCACCTCGTTTATGGCGCTTTTTGTGCCCTCTGACGAAATTACCAATTACGGCGTGCGGAGCATCTTGCCGTACCTCGATACAATTATTGTTTTATCGCGTGAGATATTTCAAAACGGTATTTTTCCGGCGGTGGATATCTTGGCGTCATCTTCCATCGCCCTTTCTGAAAAAACTGTCGGGAAAGACCATTATACGGCTTTTATCACCGCCAAAAAATTGTTGGAAAAGTCCACTTCTCTGCAAAGAATCGTTTCACTGGTTGGTGAACAAGAATTGTCGTTGGAAAATCAGATTTTGTATAAGCGCGCCGAAATTTTACGCAACTTTATGACCCAAGATATTTTTCAAAATACTTCGGCCGGCGATTCGAAAGTGACCTATGTAAACCGTGAAGACACGATTACCGGTGTGAGAAAAATATTGGCCGGTCAATGTGATGGTATTCCGCCGGAAAAGTTTGCATTTATCGGCAAAATCGATGATAGAAAGTAG
- a CDS encoding four helix bundle protein — MTNDQQNPNSLKPKKYDLAERTTKFSKKVIDFVKKIPENSITKPLINQLVRSATSIGANYCEADEASSKKDFINKACIAKKETKETKYWLELIVYSNPASKEEGRELWKEAQELNLILATIIRKCKG, encoded by the coding sequence ATGACCAATGACCAACAAAACCCTAATTCTCTAAAACCCAAAAAATACGATTTGGCGGAGAGAACAACAAAATTTAGCAAAAAAGTTATAGATTTCGTAAAAAAGATACCGGAAAATTCGATAACAAAACCGTTAATAAACCAGTTAGTAAGATCCGCTACGAGTATTGGCGCAAACTACTGTGAGGCGGATGAAGCGAGTTCTAAGAAAGATTTTATCAACAAAGCATGTATCGCAAAGAAAGAAACAAAAGAAACAAAGTATTGGTTAGAGTTAATTGTCTATAGTAATCCAGCTTCTAAAGAAGAAGGGCGGGAATTATGGAAAGAGGCGCAAGAACTGAACCTAATCCTGGCAACAATAATAAGAAAATGTAAAGGGTAA
- a CDS encoding F0F1 ATP synthase subunit delta, producing the protein MKKSIFPGVMTYAEARDWRTRLNDIKDEIFHQTKKGKLEFSSAQANDLLMKHIPQNEFENWYDFFVNQHDDFQKEIDLVIKYLEGYERCEITVARQMSKAAHERVVNWFKSQNILKVILEIKVDDSVGGGALIALGGKIYDYSLKKKIAVEVETS; encoded by the coding sequence ATGAAAAAAAGTATTTTTCCCGGAGTAATGACTTATGCCGAAGCACGCGATTGGCGGACGCGTCTAAATGATATAAAAGATGAAATTTTTCATCAGACAAAAAAGGGAAAACTCGAATTTTCGTCCGCGCAAGCCAACGATCTCTTGATGAAGCATATTCCGCAAAACGAGTTCGAAAATTGGTATGATTTTTTTGTTAACCAGCATGATGATTTCCAAAAAGAAATTGATTTGGTGATTAAATATCTGGAGGGCTATGAGCGTTGTGAGATAACAGTTGCCAGGCAAATGTCTAAGGCGGCACATGAACGAGTGGTGAATTGGTTTAAATCTCAAAATATTTTGAAGGTAATTTTAGAGATAAAAGTGGATGATTCGGTGGGGGGTGGGGCACTGATTGCACTGGGTGGAAAAATCTATGATTATTCGTTGAAAAAAAAGATTGCGGTTGAGGTTGAGACTTCGTAA
- a CDS encoding F0F1 ATP synthase subunit gamma yields MPNRSLLEEIDFVANLSNLVTAYEEIAVMRIQRTRSSVLNTRLFVAEMKKVMADVRLSYRRAFFLKKNIKKTVAKNKKPLAVLISADNRLSGSLINEIYRNFYIHTKQNDCDVLIVGKIGAQLFVTANPQKKFTYFGFPDRILDNSLLTKIFSHVDKYTDVHVFYGKMASLLRQEAIQERLGVTAEHQDTEKNKGVVPFIFEPTLEEVSRFFDTEILASLISQSVHEGQLATWGSRVKAMEETSQRIEKQTALLTRLESVERHAEMSKKQRQTMAGRELWEH; encoded by the coding sequence ATGCCTAATCGTTCACTATTGGAAGAAATAGATTTTGTCGCGAATTTAAGTAATTTGGTTACCGCGTACGAGGAAATCGCTGTGATGCGTATTCAACGAACGCGCTCCTCGGTGCTTAATACGCGCCTATTTGTGGCGGAAATGAAAAAAGTAATGGCGGATGTGCGTTTATCTTACCGACGCGCGTTCTTTTTGAAAAAAAACATTAAAAAGACAGTCGCGAAAAACAAGAAACCGTTAGCGGTATTGATATCCGCCGACAATCGATTATCGGGGTCGCTGATTAACGAAATTTATCGTAATTTTTATATCCATACTAAACAAAACGATTGCGATGTTTTAATCGTAGGCAAAATTGGGGCCCAACTTTTTGTGACAGCCAATCCGCAGAAAAAATTTACGTACTTTGGTTTTCCCGATCGGATACTGGATAATTCGCTTTTAACAAAAATATTTTCCCATGTAGATAAATATACCGATGTTCACGTATTTTATGGCAAAATGGCCAGTTTGTTGCGTCAGGAAGCCATTCAAGAACGGTTGGGTGTGACGGCGGAGCATCAAGACACGGAAAAAAACAAAGGCGTCGTACCTTTTATTTTTGAACCGACGCTAGAAGAGGTGAGCCGGTTTTTTGACACGGAAATTTTGGCATCTTTAATTTCCCAATCGGTGCACGAAGGACAATTGGCTACTTGGGGCTCCAGGGTAAAGGCAATGGAGGAGACGAGTCAGCGCATCGAAAAGCAAACAGCATTGTTGACGAGACTGGAAAGCGTGGAGCGTCATGCAGAAATGTCCAAAAAACAAAGGCAGACGATGGCGGGAAGAGAGTTGTGGGAACACTAA
- a CDS encoding baseplate J/gp47 family protein translates to MSDSEEEKSTRSEYRVTADDTLASLLERIREAQGTELLLDITENNLLLKDGSLRRTLVSAAGEFEKKVAFSFSEKQNIRHSERIEENKKPALKVLKNDHEREGVARVVPVAVVKQVKETRPVFRDLPKIKLGDSGKRIAVFFSFFAGILLAGGIFFILPRADIKIIPEIEPISMNLALTATVSALNVDAEKGIVPAQVLNYEEVVSGTFPVKGVLQQGEKAHGQVTIVNRTVTEQKIKGKSRLKGAENIVFTMDESAVVASHSSVSVKITADQGGIVGNLQSGKLYFVALPDTDQAILYAEVVAPLMGGTDKTVPALSKNDFENAKKQFLAEKQDKLKKTLEDSLASDVVRDDRFLQFDLSDLSAVESIGAQIAEFHLKGKAKSKYFVFKQNDVTELVNRTVGKRVTEGKVLSKKLDVLDLTINKIDWKENTVSFNYSVQNSVQNNFDLGIIKKDLVARTLDGAQTYLRGIAGVKDVSVKLSPFWVKRVPGFKKNIRIEIEVP, encoded by the coding sequence ATGTCTGATTCTGAAGAAGAAAAATCAACTCGTTCCGAATATCGCGTGACAGCGGACGATACTTTGGCGTCTCTTTTGGAAAGAATCAGAGAGGCACAAGGAACAGAATTGTTGTTGGATATTACGGAAAATAATCTTTTGTTAAAAGACGGTTCATTGCGTCGCACTTTGGTGTCGGCGGCGGGTGAATTTGAAAAGAAAGTCGCCTTTTCTTTTTCGGAAAAACAAAATATACGTCACAGTGAACGTATCGAAGAAAATAAAAAACCGGCGTTGAAAGTGTTGAAAAATGATCACGAGAGAGAAGGTGTCGCAAGGGTTGTGCCTGTCGCGGTTGTAAAACAGGTTAAAGAAACGCGTCCGGTTTTTCGTGATTTGCCGAAAATAAAACTAGGGGACTCAGGGAAAAGAATCGCGGTTTTCTTTTCTTTTTTCGCGGGCATTCTCTTGGCGGGCGGGATATTTTTTATTTTGCCGCGCGCGGATATAAAAATAATTCCTGAAATTGAACCAATTAGTATGAATTTGGCGCTTACTGCCACTGTTTCGGCATTAAATGTTGATGCGGAAAAAGGGATTGTTCCGGCACAAGTATTGAATTATGAAGAGGTGGTTAGCGGGACTTTTCCTGTAAAAGGTGTCTTGCAACAAGGAGAAAAAGCGCACGGACAAGTTACGATTGTCAATAGAACTGTTACAGAACAAAAAATTAAAGGAAAGAGTCGACTTAAGGGTGCAGAGAACATAGTGTTTACAATGGATGAGTCGGCAGTAGTCGCGTCACATAGTTCAGTTTCGGTAAAAATCACAGCTGACCAAGGTGGCATAGTCGGTAATTTACAGAGCGGTAAATTGTATTTTGTCGCGTTGCCGGATACGGATCAAGCTATTTTGTATGCCGAAGTGGTTGCACCGCTGATGGGCGGAACAGACAAAACCGTTCCCGCGTTGAGTAAAAATGATTTCGAAAATGCCAAGAAACAATTTTTGGCGGAAAAACAAGATAAGCTTAAAAAGACATTGGAAGATTCGCTTGCGTCCGATGTGGTGCGCGATGATCGGTTTTTACAATTTGATTTATCCGATCTCTCGGCGGTTGAATCTATTGGCGCGCAAATTGCCGAATTCCATCTTAAGGGCAAAGCTAAATCAAAGTATTTTGTGTTTAAACAGAATGACGTGACGGAATTGGTTAATAGAACTGTGGGTAAACGTGTGACTGAAGGTAAGGTATTAAGCAAAAAACTGGATGTTTTAGATCTGACAATCAACAAAATCGATTGGAAGGAAAATACCGTTAGTTTTAACTATTCCGTCCAAAATTCCGTACAAAACAATTTTGATTTAGGCATTATTAAAAAAGATTTAGTGGCGCGGACATTAGACGGCGCGCAAACCTATTTGCGCGGTATCGCGGGGGTAAAAGATGTGTCGGTAAAACTAAGCCCGTTTTGGGTGAAGCGGGTCCCGGGATTCAAGAAAAACATTCGGATTGAGATAGAGGTCCCCTAA